The Lactuca sativa cultivar Salinas chromosome 2, Lsat_Salinas_v11, whole genome shotgun sequence genome includes the window GATGATTACCTGACTCATTCGTGGCCTTTTTGGGGCTAAATGGCGTATACAGGCTGCAGCTGCTTCAATCATCCGGAACATTTCAACCTGCACATAGTTCTTTTCCAGCCTCGGATCTACCAGTTCTTCAAAATCCTCGTGTTCAAGTGCCTGATTCAGCAATGGTCGAGCCTGAAACCACAcatgatgaagaagaaagattaatttaatgaaattttttaatttttctaggTCAAAGATTGCCGAGCGAGTTATAAACCTACCCATTCAACCAGGCTCTCATCCCCCAGGGGCTGAGACCCGTCCACAGGTTTACGCCCTGTGATTAGTTCTAACAGCACTACCCCGAATGAGAAAACATCAGACTTTTCAGTCAACTTCCCGCTTGAAGCATATTCAGGAGCCATATAtctgaaatttttcaaaaaataaataaatttaacaaAACAAAACAGGACATTATAACGTCCAAAAAAATGGATATAGTCAAGACTTACCCAAAGGTTCCCATGACACGAGTTGTGACATGCGTGTTAGTATCCATAGCTAACTTTGCAAGCCCAAAATCTGCCACCTGAGTAAGTGCCAATCACACAAATATAAATATGCATTTCAAAAATACTTAAATCACTCTACATTTGCAAACAAACCATTGTTCTTGATTGCAGAAAAAAGAAAACTGCAATACATCTTGCAAACAATGGTTGGAAAGGTTAATAAGATACCTGGGCATCAAAGTTGTCATCCAACAGAATATTTGATGATTTGATATCCCTGTGTATGATCCTCGGATGACCTGATAGATATACAACAAAAACATAACATCTTATCTTATAcaatatacaaaataaataaataaataaatattgagAGCGTGAACTTACAATCTTCATGCAAGTAAGCCAAACCACGGGCTGCACCAGCAGCAACTCGAATTCGGGTGGACCACTCCATAACCGGCCTGTCTGGGCCTACAAAGCAAAGGGAGGagatttataattaaaaaaaaaaaaaaaagcaaaaagaaaaaaaaaaaaaaaaaaaaaaattggaatggATTACAGAATTGAAAAGTTACCATGAAGATGGAAATGAAGGGTGTCGTTTGATACAAACTGATAAACAAGTAGTCTTTGATGCTCAGAAATACAATAACCAACAAGTGAAACTAAATGACGATGATGAACACGACTAATGATTTCAACTTCTGCTCTAAATTCACGTTCTCCTTGTCCACCACCAATTTTCAGCTGTTTAACAGCAACTTCTCTCCCATCTGTTAACAACCCCTTGTAAACACACCCAAATCCACCTTCACCTAAAATATTGCTTACTGAAAACCCATCCGTAGCCTCCGATAATTCTTCATACGTAAACCATGCCCTCGAGTTTCCTACACCACCACCCTCCGGTGAGTACATGGAAATGGAATTACTCCCCACCCCTGATGGGCTTCCACCCAATCGGTTATGAGCAGATTGTTGGGAACTAAGAAATTGAGCATCtgtaagttaaaaaaacataaaaacaatattaatGAACCCAACTAACGCAATAAAGGCATACCAGATGTAATAAATCATAAATGGTTGTGTGGTATAATAAATAATCACCTGATTTTTGGGAGGAAGCAGAAGGTGAAGGCATGATGTAGTTACCAGTAGGGCGTCCACCACGTTTCTTTTGTCTTTTTTTGAACCACACAGCCATTATGAAGAGACTgagtgtcacaaatgtcacaaCAACACCAATTGCCACTGCGCCACCTGTTCTTGGTCCACGGGAACCACCACCGGATGTACCATTTTGGTTAGCATTTGTGGTGGTGTTTGTTGCTCTTGCGGTTGGTTTCTCTGTGGGTGGTGCTAATTGGGATATAGGTGGGGTTCCGAATGCGGGAGTGGAGGAGTTGGTTGGGATTGGGGTTGATGATGGAGGAGGTGAGGATGTTGAAGATGGAGGGGTGATGGAGGTGTTTGAGGGTGGAGCAGGTGGACGTGGTGCGGGGATTTCAGGTGGGTTTGCATGTGGTGGGGGAGGAGAGGTGGAGAGGGGTGGTGGTGATGGAACGTTTTCTGGAGGTGGTGGAGAAGGAGAAACAGGTGCGGGTGGAGATGGAGAGGGGGGAGAGACTGTGTCGTCAGGTTGGTTTGGAGGAGGAGGGGAAGTTGTTGGTTCTGGTGGAGGAGATGCATCTGATGGTGGTGGAGGAGATAAATCTGGAGGAGGTGGTGAGTTTGCAGGTGGAGTGGCGGTGACAGGAGGTGGTAGTGGTGGAGGAGTAGTTGCGGGGGATTCTGGTGGTGGTGCTGCAGGTGATGGAGGAGGAGAAGCAGGTAGttccggtggtggtggtggtgatgcatCTGGTGGCGGTGATGCATCTGGTGTAGATGGAGGCGGTGGACTGGCGACTGGTAGTGGAGGCAATTGAAGAGGTGGAGCTGAAGGGAGGGCAGGAGGCGGTGGTGATCCGGTGGCCTGATCAGGCTGAGAAACAGGGGAAACAGGCACAGGGTTTGAAGCAACAGGAGGAACCGATGAGGGAGAAGAACCTGGAGAAGGTGATGTCGAAGCCATTGAAATAAGATCAAACTTCTCTTACCAACAAAATGCTTAATTTAAATCCAAAATTCCCATCGATAATGTCACAATGTAGCAGGAAACACCAATCGTTAAATCTCAAGAACCCTAGAAATCTTTGATTTATAGAGTCTACTTATAAATCTAGTAGAGGATTCTCTGATGTAACGAAACCCCAAATCACCCAGTACAGAAATCTCACCCAAATCTCAAAATTCAAGATCTAGgcaagaacaccaagaataatTCCAAACTGAAGATTCAGTAATCAGTAACAAAAAGTCAAAACATTTCACCGAACACCTAGTACGCAATTCTATAATGTAATCGGATCCcaatctcaaaactcaagattttggcaatacCACCATGAAATAACTCAAATCAACCCAAAACCAGAGTTCCAACGAGTAATCAAACGGCCAAAATCCAGATTCAAATGCAAATGCAGCACAAAATCAAGTATGATATAGAGTAGACAacgaaaaaccctaaaaactctgCTTTAAAGCGATAACAAAAATCTTTTATCTCTTGCTATAATTTACCTAACCTTCTCCTTCAACCCACAGTCAAAAGACTGGGACCTTGATCATTCAAGTGAGGGTTTTGAATTTTCGTTAAGATCTTTGCTTTAGAGAAGATGGCAGGGCTGGTGTTGGTGTTGGTGTAGGCCTAGATTTGTGCAAAGTTAACGTGGGAGCGACTTTGAAGAAGTATTGAAACTGTTGATAGTGAAATTGAAGGTGATCGACATCGTAGAAGGGAAGTCAAAGCAAACATCATGAAGGGCATGTATTTGTGGTCTGTCATGTCATGTGATTGCAACCACGATTTCATATACGACCGAATGAAGACACGAACAGGGATAACATTTCATCATTCTAGACATTACTTTATTCAATCCTCCATTTTTgtgctttatttatttatttatttttatttattgatttttgtttgtaTTAAACACAACGCACAAACTACAAATTGAAAAAACTTCGTTAGACATTGTATTAATTAtcacgaaaaaaaaaaaagatcaacTTCCAATTTAAATCCTTAAAACCATACTTTCAGATAATTCCAAAATAAAAACGATACATTTTAGgctaaaaaaatagtttttttttaataactatTATAAATATCTTGTTAATAGCCGAAACACCGTCAAAACAATACATTCATTTAAATGGAAAATCCATCTAATTAAAATCACATTTTTATTTATCAATACTTAATTGAAAACATTGATTTATAgagttattttattaatattaacTATTTTATCAACAAACTAATATCTAATTATTTTAAGACGACATGCATTAATAATAATGAATTACCTGGGCTTATTCCAAGGTACTTCTCCGACTGGTTTGTTAAACTAAtcgtaataaaatatttaaaaataaacaatttgacaatatattaattaaattataatataaacGTAATTGAAGTGTAATGTTGAGGCTATATTGAATAATTCATCATGTTAGTTGAGATCTCCAGCTATAAAATGCCTCTTCACACTCTTTCTTTACTCCACATTTATGCAACATGTCTTTTTTGCCATTTCAATTACTTCGCTGGAACATTTTATTCTTGGTTTgcttattttataaaaatcttaATATATGTTATTTTATACGAGATCTGAAGAGTTGTTTGTTTGGatgtatatttttataacatCTCGGTTCATATAAGTCATTTATCAAATCCGAATAAAAGTTTTTCATTAAGTTGAACTTTATGAAGAATTTTGTATAAATATTATATGTGTAAGAACATTTAATTATAATTGTCAATTTATGTGAATACTTTCTTTAAATAAAAGTTTAAGTTATGAAAATTTGTTTAATTTATAATAGGCTAAAGTTCAGGGGGCTTTTCATAAAAGGGTATATAGGGGTTAAGTTTTATAACTTTGGTCATGTTATATGTTACTAGGTGTGAAACTTGTGTATTACACGGATTTATAAAAAaagtttaatataaaattataagcattatatagtttttaaaataataattttacataaatacaaagaatataataaataaagcAAGCAATAATTATAATTATCAACTTATGTGAACACTGTCTCGACATAAAAGTATAAGTTGTGAACATTTAATTTATACTGTAAGGGAGCATATTGTAATAAGGCTAAAGTTCAGGGTGCTTTTCACAAAGGGTATATAGGGGTTAAGTTTGAGAACTTTGGTCATGTTTTGATTGATTTCAGTTCATGCGACTGCGAGTGTGTGTTCATGAGCCGTGAAAGGAAAAGGAGTAAACAAATATTTGCATGATAAATTGGATAAAACTTGGATATCTAATGATGGATCAATTGCATAATAAAAGTAAATATCcaatagataaaaataaaaattaatgtttaattggatcggttgaccaagattAAAATTGAATAAATTATAATTTCCTAATATTAATCTTATTTCTAAGATTGGTAAAACATTTTTTCTTATTcttaatatttaaattaatatgtaTTTTAGTTTTGTGCAGATAAAGTTCTGTGGGCTAGAGATTGAAGAAGATTTGAGCTGCTGTGGAATGGATCTGGGCTTATCTTGTTGCTGGGCTGGAAGGATCAAAGCTTAGGATGTTGCTGAGCTGGAGCAAAAGGGCTTAAGCTGGAGTAGACCAACACAAAAGAACCATTCTTGGACCGGACCCGAAAAAAGACCGAGAATGAACTAGTCTAAAACGAGACCGGACTGAAAAAAGACAAGTCCTAAAAATGACCGGACCGAAAAAAGATCGACATAAGACCGTCCAAGACAGTTTCGAGAAAAACTGAACCGTTCTGAGACCGGTATAGTATTTTTTGGGACTGGTCTCAGAACGGTATAGTATTTTTGGGACCGGTCTCAGAACAGTATTGTATCATTTTTGTATTAATCACGTATTTGTTGAAGGAAAAACTCAAAGTTGAaactaaaaaaaacaataaatatagaAACCGGCCGAAAAAAGCTGAAAACCGAACCGAAAAAAGTGCACGAAAAAGACCGCGAGACCAGACAGAAAAAGATCGAGACTGGTCCCAAAAAAGATCGGACCGAAAGAGACccgtctgaaaaaaaaaaaaaaaaaaaaaaaaagaccgaCTTAAAATCGGATGGGACCGATCCGAAAAAAACCGGACCGCTACGAGACCAACTACAAAAAGACCGGACCGTTTCAAGGTCAACACGAGACTGGTCCAGGATCGCAAATGTGCAGGTCTAAGCTAGAGCTTCACGGGTCTAGTCTAAGTTTGGTGGATCCATTCATATACAATAAACGAACTTGTTCATTTGTCATTTGATTCCATAGATTCACAAATACATTCTTCTCTCTTTGCCTCGTTTTCTTTACTTTTGTTTCGTCTTTAGTATTTTGGGTTTACATAATGTAATGCCAATTAGGGCTTCATAAATCTATATCTATATTCTTATTATAGTGcagctgttttttttttttttttgttaagagTTGATGTGTAACTATTCAGATTTAGCTAGGTGAATCACTTGTTTTGTAATCTCTTGAACATCTGAAGGAGAAACAAAGTTTGTAATATTTTTAGTATTAATTGGATTGGATCGGTCGGAAATATCAAATGTTCAATGGATGTTTGGATTAAATTGGCGGAATAATGACTTAAAATGATAACATATTTTTTGATTTACACACATTTAGTGAttgacttttatttttcttttgtccataatgaaacgacccaaaaatacgacccaaaattttcatttttcaatataaccaaaaaccataaatctgagtatcatatcataaaaccacacACTATGTTTCTCAACCATAGTAAAAATATTgtgaggaaaactgtatcataactgTAACATATCCAaaatcaagaaactgaatcaactcccaggataaaaactgaagctgtggtgtgtgcgatgccgtcatcccgagctcttccctttgcttgcggaagtacctgaaaccaaaactaaaactgtaaacacgaagcttagtgagctcccccaaactaccacataccatacaatacatataaaacacatattgggccttgcccactgcatcggaccggagtccggaaccaactgcatcggaccgaagtccagaactagctgcatcggaccgaagtccagaactaactacatcggaccgaagtccggaactgactgcatcggaccgaagtccggaactactcatCATAGCatggcataacacatatcaactaacataaacacacatactgcattctgcatcggaccatagtccggaacatataacacacaacGTGCTTGAATCAcggagacatcaagcatactgaactactgcttcggactgaagtccggaattgctactaactaaacgggccggcattgtggccgtagacccgtgtcacaccccaaaaccacaaacggcggaaacgttcaggggtgtaggacgtcatgtacagtatcacaacagtgtaatataataaacaagcaacaacatcatccattgcattataagtaaagttttatacatgtgtgttctttcatggtggtaagacaccaaaaatatacaatcaaaaataaaagacgagacttgtctgctccgtcttctcaaaacctggcctccgtacctgtctactggcgacctgagaatacaagttattttgaaagagagtattagctttaaagctggtgagttcataagtatataagtgtcattgctttgtttgtgaaaacctgctatgaatgccatgaaaacctttaagtgaaaatgttgaggtaagtatgaaatccctagaaaaacccttattttctataagtatgaagtgtagtcttctaccaagacccagtgttttgtatgtatgaaatgcagtcttctaccaagacccgaatgttttgtatgtatgaagtgtagtcttttaccaagactcgaatgttatgtatgtatgtagtgtagtcttctaccaagactcgaatgttttgtatgtatgaagtgtagtcttctaccaagacccgaatgttttgtatgtatgaagtgcagtcttctaccaagacccgaatgttttgtatgtatgaagtgtagtcttctaccaagactcgaatgttttgtatgtatgaaatgcagtcttctaccaagacccgaatgttatgtatgtatgtagtgcagtcttctaccaagactcaaatgttttgtatgtcggaagtgcagtcttctaccaagactcaaatgttatgtatgtatgtagtgcagtcttctaccaagactcaaatgttttgtatgtctgaagtgtttttcctttgtgtagactagtactaaaagtgcttagtctaactcatcgtttatgtgaatgcgTCACAAAATAGAGTAAACAGGAAAATATGATatggtaagtgttgtcactgggtactaggaccaacactacatcgcatgaagcgaaagatagaccctgaggaacatccgaagagtgtcccctcatccccTATAGCAGCAGCAGGATGGAAGGTGGGTTAGTCCCTGCATCGATCTCTTGACGTAGATCGTCAacttaatgatcctccgaagattcacatctcgtccactgttgcaacagcgggcggagggatagttagtcccgtcactgaccacaaatcaagtgactaccttagacatccgtagacgccaTCTCTCACTGGCGCTAATCAGTGAGAtccggaatggtaagtcccgctgaAAACATCCCCTCGAACGggaataggaaagacaatttatacagtaaatacaaataaatcatcctcttagatctagttcaagtatccaaggtaagtaagtACAGAATAAtgtacttattaagaagtgtcccTGTCTagaattcatgtaagtgtgttcctgtaacaggtaagtatatgtaaacatattcatgtatcatagaatcctaagtacaggtaatcatgtatcatgtaaggcattagtatagactcatgaatgaactgactcttgtttgatattctctgactatccctatgatagttaactggaaagtatgttgttgttcaagtagatttatgcaagGTGTCTAGgagctttgaacaataatataaggtgacttgaagtcattatacaattcaaaactaatacttctgttgtctaagtattttaagatagaaaaccatttcacgtgacttcctttgaaatatgtgaaatctactgagtgaaaacatagttataaaatacatgaaactgatttaataacatgtttgtttctacttgtattcccccccccccccattaaagcatttaaaatcctttaaaacattgattacggggtatgaactcacctgtagttggtgattggaatgaactgaacggtatcggattgctaggtgtcaagcgatgacttgtgcacacactacgatcctaatgaacatataatcacacatatatgcactcaattagacacaaagactaattgataatgtttaagacatcttagatatagataacactttatgtaagtgttttaagccgtaaggactccatctaagctattgtgggacagggtacttgagtttagggtttccaaaaggACCCCATATGAGATTTTACtctccatataccatcacacatggagtttacggttgtaaactcttgagtttacggccgtaaactcccaaacatgtgtgtttggtgtgttttgaagtccaatatgctttctagaattattctaacctagtggctatgttcttggaagggtttaaggcctagaagtactccaaataggagtttacggcctaaaggacatttccctttggagtttacggccgtaaactcccttggggtgaatccttggttgttttcaagcctcttgtactagtgggatgtgttctagacttttaatcctagcatatgaaggcattaggcaccacttagtgccctttataggagtttacggcccaagaaccatgtcttggccgtaaactcacttgtttaagtgattttggtgtggtttggtccttccatttagtgggtacaatttcttgtaaagggctagggccttaggtgtcattaaaacaccctttgtgaccatttacatggagtttacggcctaggagagttctgggccgtaaactcactttcttttgtgtcttttgaagtgtttaagaccttaagctacttggggaattaatctagatgcaagccttaaagtcctttagtccaaaaaccaccatttagccctttgaaatggagtttacggcctaagagagttctgggccgtaaactcccaatcttgggtggttttgtgtgtgatttcatgtccctaatgtgattacctaatgtcctaaggccttattctagtatcaatgtcggttttggccttgtttcgggagtttaccgcacaagaacaccttggggagtaaactcctaaatctcatgatttagcccactaaatca containing:
- the LOC111876676 gene encoding proline-rich receptor-like protein kinase PERK8; translated protein: MASTSPSPGSSPSSVPPVASNPVPVSPVSQPDQATGSPPPPALPSAPPLQLPPLPVASPPPPSTPDASPPPDASPPPPPELPASPPPSPAAPPPESPATTPPPLPPPVTATPPANSPPPPDLSPPPPSDASPPPEPTTSPPPPNQPDDTVSPPSPSPPAPVSPSPPPPENVPSPPPLSTSPPPPHANPPEIPAPRPPAPPSNTSITPPSSTSSPPPSSTPIPTNSSTPAFGTPPISQLAPPTEKPTARATNTTTNANQNGTSGGGSRGPRTGGAVAIGVVVTFVTLSLFIMAVWFKKRQKKRGGRPTGNYIMPSPSASSQKSDAQFLSSQQSAHNRLGGSPSGVGSNSISMYSPEGGGVGNSRAWFTYEELSEATDGFSVSNILGEGGFGCVYKGLLTDGREVAVKQLKIGGGQGEREFRAEVEIISRVHHRHLVSLVGYCISEHQRLLVYQFVSNDTLHFHLHGPDRPVMEWSTRIRVAAGAARGLAYLHEDCHPRIIHRDIKSSNILLDDNFDAQVADFGLAKLAMDTNTHVTTRVMGTFGYMAPEYASSGKLTEKSDVFSFGVVLLELITGRKPVDGSQPLGDESLVEWARPLLNQALEHEDFEELVDPRLEKNYVQVEMFRMIEAAAACIRHLAPKRPRMSQVVRALDSIVEFTTDLSNGMKPGQSEIFDSREQSAQIRLFQRMAFGSQDYSSEYFNNNSQTSWKSEGSRHMF